The Spiroplasma citri genomic sequence AATTCTAAAGTACTAATTCATGATTTTGCATCACTACTGCCATGAGTTTTAACAGCAATTGCTTTTAACCCTAAGACTAATGCTGCTGCATTATTTCGATAATCAAAGGTTTCACGAACTCCCCGAAAAGCTTTTCGCAAAGAAAAAGCTTTTAATTTTCGATAAAAATTCTTTGTTAATTCTTGTTTAATAACACCCATTAAATTCTTTGCCATTCCTTCCAACGTTTTTAGCGCAATATTTCCAGTAAAACCATCTGTTACAACAATGTCAACAACATCACTAGTAATATCACGTGGTTCAATATTTCCTTTAAAAAAAATTTTTTTATTATTTGCTAATAATTTATAAGCTTCTTTATGATAATCTTTTCCTTTTGATGCTTCTTCACCAATATTTAAGATTGCTATGCTTGGTTTTGGATTATGCATAATTTCTTGCGCATAAACACTAGCCATAATTGCAAAATTAACAAGATCTTGGGCATCATTTTCTAAATTAGCACCAACATCCAACATTAAAACAGACTTCCCTTTGTTAACTGTTGGAATAAAAGGCATAAAAGCTGGCCGTGAAACTCCCGAAATTTCCCCCACAATAAAATGACACGCCGCTAAAAACGTCGCTGTTGAACCACCGGATACCAAGGCATCTACTTTTTGATCACGCAGTAATTCAGTTCCACGAACCATTGAACTATTTGGCTTACGACGAACTTCCATCATACCTTCCATCATTGCAATTACTTCTGTTGTAGCAAAAATTTCATATTTTGTATTATCTAATTTTGCTGCTGCTGTGGCAGACTTCAGTTCCTTCTCATCTCCGATTAAGACAAAAGTAACATCGTCATATTTCTTCATAAAAACTTTCAAAGAGTCAATAATTGGTTTAATGCCTAAATCAGTACCCATCATATCAATTGCAATTTTACTCATAATTAAATCTCCTAACTCCTTATTTAATTATAACAAATATTTTAGTTATTTATTTAAGAACCAATATTAAAAATTAAGTTACTTTTTAGGTAATATTTCAATTAATTGTAACTTAATTTTTCCTTTCCCATCAATTTCTATCACTTTAACTTTAACAATATCATTCAATTGAACAATATCTTCTGCTTTTTCAACATGTTGTTTAGCTAATTTAGAAATATGAATTAAACCATCAAGATTTTCTTTTAAATGAACAAAGACACCAAATTTTTCAATTTTAACAACTGGTCCAATTATTTTTTCTCCAACAACAACTGGCATTGCAATTGCTTTAATTAATTGATATGCTTTTTCAATCGCCGTTGTTTCTTTATGATAAATTGTCACTTGACCATCATCCTCAATATCAATTTTAACATCATCTGATTTTTCAATAATAGCCGTAATCATCTTCCCACCTGGACCAATAACTTCACGAATCTTATCAACAGGAATCATAAATGTTTTCATTTTTGGTGCTGTTGGTGCTAAATGTGTTCGTGGTGCAGAAATAGTTGCCAAAACATTATCTAAAATTGTTAGCCGTGCTTTTTTTGCTGCTTTTAAAGCTTCTTGGAGAATTGCTTTGTTAATTCCAACAATTTTAATATCCATTTGTAAAGCACAAATTCCCGTTGCCGTTCCGGCTACTTTAAAGTCCATATCACCGAGATGATCTTCCATACCTTGAATATCAGTTAAAATAGTATAGTTATTTTTTTCTTTAATTAAACCCATTGCAATCCCAACTACTGGAGCTGTAATTGGCACCCCAGCAGCCATTAGCGCTAATGTGGCAGCACAAATTGATGCTTGTGAAGTACTACCATTTGATTCTAAAACTTCAGAAACAATGCGAATTGTATATGGAAACACTTTTTCACTAGGAATAATTTGTAATAATACTTTTTCACCTAATGCCCCATGCCCAATTTCTCGCCGTGAAGGAGGACCCATCCGCCCAGTTTCACCAACTGAAAATGCTGGAAAGTTATAATGATGCATAAAACGTTTACTTTCTTCATCGGTAATTCCATCAATAATTTGGTTTTCACCTAACGCCCCTAATGTTACAACTGATAAAACTTGCGTTTCACCCCTAGTAAACAAAGCACTCCCATGAACAACTGGTAAAATATCAATTTCACTACTTAATGGTCGAATTTGATCTAATTTTCGTCCATCTAAACGCGTTTTATCAATTAAAATTTGACGGCGCACTTCTTGGCGAATAATATTATGTAAGGCTGTTTTTAATTCTACTGTCAATTGTTTCTGTTCTTTTTCTGAAAGTGAAACTGGCATAGGATAATTTTTAATTGCTTGTTCAATTAAATGTTCAATTGTTTCATAACGTTTTGTTTTTTCTTTAATTCGAGCAGCTGTAATTAAATCTTTCGCATAATTATTATTAACATAAGTAATAATTTCAGGTCGGACCTGAAACAACTCAACTTCCATTTTAGGAACTCCAACTTTAGCAATAATTTCATGCTGAAAAGCAATTAATTGCTGAATAACATCATGGCCTGCTAAAATTGCTTGTAACATTAAATTTTCTGAAACTTCTTTTGCCCCCGCTTCAACCATATTAATTGCTTCATCAGTTCCTGCAACAATTAATTCCATTTGACCATCATTAATTTGTTCTAATGTTGGATTAATAATAATATTATTTTTTTGATCAACAGTTACTAATGCACCCGCTACTGGACCAGCAAATGGAATTTTAGAAATGCTAAGTGCTAATGATGCAGCAAATAAACTAACCATTCGTACATCATTGTCATTATCAACAGCAAGAACATTAATAACAATTTGAACTTCATTCCGAAAATTTTCTGAAAATAATGGTCGTAAAGCACGATCAATTACTCGTGCTGATAAGATCCCATATTCAGATGGTTTCCCTTCTCGTTTTAAAAATCCCCCCGGGATTTTTCCCACTGAATATAATTTTTCTTGAAAAACAACAGTTAAAGGAAAAAAATCAACTTCACTAAGTTTGTTATTAACTGTTGCTGTTACTAAAACAACCGTGTCACCATAACGGACTAAAACTGAGCCACTTGCTTGTTTTGCTAATTGACCATGTTCAACAATTAGTTCCTGATTATTTATTATTTTTTTAAATACTTGTTTTGCCATCAAAACTCTTAATCCTCTCTGTTATACTTAATCTTCTTAATTTTATCACACATTATTTTGATATTTACGATATAATATAAATATACAAAAAAATAAGGAGTGTAAGATGAATCAAAAAGCAGTCTATATGAATAATGAAATCTTTGAAACACAAAAAGATCATGCTTTATTATTAGATGTACGCACTAATGTTGAATTTAAAGCGTTACGACAAATTCCAAATTCAATCAATGTTTATATTTTTGATTTGCTCCAAGATCCACCTCGTTATTTATCAGACAAAAACCAATTAATTATTACATTATGCAATGGTGGTAATCGTAGTAGTGAAACAGCCTTAGAGCTACGACAATTAGGATATCATAATGCTTATGTTTTAACAACCGGAATTTATGGTTTTTATCGTTGAAAAGAACAAAAAACAAAAAAATAAAAAAAGTTTTAATTATGCTTAATATCATAATTAAAACTTTTTTTAATAATTATAAATCTTCATAAAAATCATCAGTAATTTTAAACGAACTATTATTTCTTAACTTTTGTAAAATTGTTTTTTCTTCTGGCGATAATTTTGTTGGAATTGTTACAATCACATTAACAATTAAGTCTCCCCGTTTGGTTGATGTTGGTGACTTGAAAAACCCATGATTTGGAATATTAAAAATACTATTTGTTTTTGTATTTGGTGGTAATTTCAAATAAACATCCTCATCAAAAGTTGGAACTTTAACTTCAGCTCCTAGTAAAGCATCTAAATAAGATACTGGTAAATTTAAATGAAGGTTATCATTAACTCGTTTAAAATATTTATTTGGTTTTACTGAAATTTCTAAATAAATATCCCCTCGTCGGCCATTATTTAAACCGTAGTTTCCTTTTTCTTGAATTCGTAATTGTTGATTTTCATAAATTGATTTTGGTAAATCAATTTCTACTGTTTCTTTACCTCGATAATTTCCTTGCCCTTTACATTTTGAACATTTATTGGTAATTACTTTTCCTCGCCCTTTACAGTCAGGACATGGTTGTTGTGATTGAATCACACCAAAAAGACTACGTTGTTCTAGGTTAACATAACCATACCCATCACAAGTTGTACAAGTATGAATATCTTTTTTAGGGTCTTTTGCCCCGGTTCCATCACACATTTCACATTTTTTATCAATATTTAAATCTAAGTTTATTTTTTTCCCAAACATTTGTTCTTTTAACGTTAATGTGACACGGGCAGCAATATTTTCCCCTTTAATTGGCTGATTACTAAAACCACGGCGTTTTTTACCACCACCAAAAAAATTTTCAAAAATATCACCAAAGCCACCAAAGCCACCAGAGAAAATATCTTCAAAATCTCCAGTACTACTAAAACCATGACTAAAGCCACCAAAGCCGTTAGGGTCAGTTCCAGCATGACCAAACTGATCATAATTACGGCGTTTATTTGGAACAGATAAAACTTCATAAGCTTCATTAATTTCCTTAAACTTTGCTTCGGCATCTTTTTCTTTTGAAACATCAGGGTGATATTTTTTTGCTAATTGTCGAAAAGCACGTTTAATTTCATCATCAGTGGCA encodes the following:
- the plsX gene encoding phosphate acyltransferase PlsX, whose translation is MSKIAIDMMGTDLGIKPIIDSLKVFMKKYDDVTFVLIGDEKELKSATAAAKLDNTKYEIFATTEVIAMMEGMMEVRRKPNSSMVRGTELLRDQKVDALVSGGSTATFLAACHFIVGEISGVSRPAFMPFIPTVNKGKSVLMLDVGANLENDAQDLVNFAIMASVYAQEIMHNPKPSIAILNIGEEASKGKDYHKEAYKLLANNKKIFFKGNIEPRDITSDVVDIVVTDGFTGNIALKTLEGMAKNLMGVIKQELTKNFYRKLKAFSLRKAFRGVRETFDYRNNAAALVLGLKAIAVKTHGSSDAKSWISTLELTRTAVVNDFVQKMTVKLLKGD
- a CDS encoding polyribonucleotide nucleotidyltransferase; translated protein: MAKQVFKKIINNQELIVEHGQLAKQASGSVLVRYGDTVVLVTATVNNKLSEVDFFPLTVVFQEKLYSVGKIPGGFLKREGKPSEYGILSARVIDRALRPLFSENFRNEVQIVINVLAVDNDNDVRMVSLFAASLALSISKIPFAGPVAGALVTVDQKNNIIINPTLEQINDGQMELIVAGTDEAINMVEAGAKEVSENLMLQAILAGHDVIQQLIAFQHEIIAKVGVPKMEVELFQVRPEIITYVNNNYAKDLITAARIKEKTKRYETIEHLIEQAIKNYPMPVSLSEKEQKQLTVELKTALHNIIRQEVRRQILIDKTRLDGRKLDQIRPLSSEIDILPVVHGSALFTRGETQVLSVVTLGALGENQIIDGITDEESKRFMHHYNFPAFSVGETGRMGPPSRREIGHGALGEKVLLQIIPSEKVFPYTIRIVSEVLESNGSTSQASICAATLALMAAGVPITAPVVGIAMGLIKEKNNYTILTDIQGMEDHLGDMDFKVAGTATGICALQMDIKIVGINKAILQEALKAAKKARLTILDNVLATISAPRTHLAPTAPKMKTFMIPVDKIREVIGPGGKMITAIIEKSDDVKIDIEDDGQVTIYHKETTAIEKAYQLIKAIAMPVVVGEKIIGPVVKIEKFGVFVHLKENLDGLIHISKLAKQHVEKAEDIVQLNDIVKVKVIEIDGKGKIKLQLIEILPKK
- a CDS encoding rhodanese-like domain-containing protein translates to MNQKAVYMNNEIFETQKDHALLLDVRTNVEFKALRQIPNSINVYIFDLLQDPPRYLSDKNQLIITLCNGGNRSSETALELRQLGYHNAYVLTTGIYGFYRWKEQKTKK
- the dnaJ gene encoding molecular chaperone DnaJ; protein product: MGKRDYYEVLGVNRNATDDEIKRAFRQLAKKYHPDVSKEKDAEAKFKEINEAYEVLSVPNKRRNYDQFGHAGTDPNGFGGFSHGFSSTGDFEDIFSGGFGGFGDIFENFFGGGKKRRGFSNQPIKGENIAARVTLTLKEQMFGKKINLDLNIDKKCEMCDGTGAKDPKKDIHTCTTCDGYGYVNLEQRSLFGVIQSQQPCPDCKGRGKVITNKCSKCKGQGNYRGKETVEIDLPKSIYENQQLRIQEKGNYGLNNGRRGDIYLEISVKPNKYFKRVNDNLHLNLPVSYLDALLGAEVKVPTFDEDVYLKLPPNTKTNSIFNIPNHGFFKSPTSTKRGDLIVNVIVTIPTKLSPEEKTILQKLRNNSSFKITDDFYEDL